The Methanocella arvoryzae MRE50 genome includes a region encoding these proteins:
- the thsA gene encoding thermosome subunit alpha produces the protein MAQQQSGQPVIILREGSTRTRGRDAQGMNLMAARAVAEAVRTTLGPKGMDKMLVDSLGDVVITNDGVTILKEMDIEHPAAKMIVEIAKTQDDEVGDGTTTAVVLAGELLKRSESLLDQDVHPTVIASGYRQAASKAREILNNLAFDVSLKDEALLKEFAITAMTGKGAEAVGEKLADIIVRAIKAVVDENGKVDVDDVKVEKKVGGTIGDSELIEGIVIDKERIHPNMPKTVKNAKIALLDTPMEIEKTEIDAKIEITSPDQLQSFLDQEEKMLKDMVEKIKKVGANVVFCQKGVDDLVQHYLAKNGIMAARRVKESDLKKLAKSTGARVSTSIDELSKDDLGTAGLVEERKIGDENMIFVEKCKNPKAVSIVLRGGTEHVVDELDRAVHDALRVVGVVVQDKKYVVGGGACEVELALRLKEFASTVGGREQLAIEAFAEAMEVIPRTLAENAGLDPIDTLVSLRSKHEGKGALKTAGINVFTGEAVDMKKEKVVEPLRVKTQAVSGASEAAVMILRIDDVIAASKLSSDKGAPGMGPGGMGEMDMGM, from the coding sequence TTGGCACAGCAACAGTCTGGTCAACCAGTGATTATTTTAAGGGAAGGCTCCACCCGGACGAGGGGCCGCGACGCCCAGGGCATGAACTTAATGGCCGCGAGGGCAGTCGCAGAGGCAGTCAGGACGACGCTCGGCCCGAAGGGCATGGACAAGATGCTCGTAGACTCTCTGGGCGACGTAGTCATCACAAACGACGGCGTCACCATCCTCAAGGAAATGGACATAGAGCACCCTGCAGCCAAGATGATCGTTGAGATCGCCAAGACCCAGGACGACGAAGTCGGCGACGGCACCACCACCGCAGTAGTCCTCGCAGGCGAACTGTTGAAGAGGTCCGAGAGCCTCCTGGACCAGGACGTCCACCCCACTGTCATCGCCTCCGGCTACAGGCAGGCAGCCAGCAAGGCAAGGGAAATCCTGAACAACCTGGCCTTCGACGTCTCGCTCAAGGACGAGGCACTCCTCAAGGAATTCGCGATCACCGCCATGACCGGCAAGGGCGCTGAAGCAGTAGGCGAGAAGCTCGCCGACATCATCGTCAGGGCCATCAAGGCAGTCGTCGACGAGAACGGCAAGGTCGACGTGGACGATGTCAAGGTCGAGAAGAAAGTCGGCGGCACCATCGGCGACTCCGAGCTCATCGAGGGCATCGTAATCGACAAGGAACGCATCCACCCGAACATGCCGAAGACCGTCAAGAACGCAAAGATCGCTCTGCTCGACACCCCGATGGAGATCGAGAAGACCGAGATCGACGCCAAGATCGAGATCACCAGCCCCGACCAGCTTCAGAGCTTCCTCGACCAGGAAGAGAAGATGCTCAAGGACATGGTTGAGAAGATCAAGAAGGTCGGCGCAAACGTCGTGTTCTGCCAGAAGGGCGTGGACGACCTCGTCCAGCACTACCTCGCCAAGAACGGCATCATGGCAGCCCGCAGAGTGAAGGAGTCCGACCTCAAGAAGCTCGCCAAGTCCACCGGCGCCAGGGTGAGCACCAGCATCGACGAGCTGAGCAAGGATGACCTGGGCACGGCAGGCCTCGTGGAAGAGCGCAAGATCGGCGACGAGAACATGATCTTCGTCGAGAAGTGCAAGAACCCCAAGGCAGTCAGCATAGTCCTCCGCGGCGGCACCGAGCACGTAGTAGACGAGCTCGACAGGGCAGTCCACGATGCTCTCCGCGTCGTAGGCGTCGTAGTACAGGACAAGAAGTACGTCGTGGGCGGAGGCGCCTGCGAGGTAGAGCTCGCGCTCCGGCTCAAGGAGTTTGCCTCTACCGTCGGTGGCAGGGAACAGCTGGCTATCGAGGCGTTCGCAGAGGCCATGGAAGTCATTCCGAGGACCCTCGCAGAGAACGCAGGCCTGGACCCGATCGACACTCTCGTCAGCCTGCGCAGCAAGCACGAAGGCAAGGGCGCCCTGAAGACCGCGGGCATCAACGTCTTCACCGGCGAAGCCGTAGACATGAAGAAGGAGAAGGTCGTAGAGCCGCTCCGCGTCAAGACCCAGGCTGTCAGCGGCGCCTCTGAGGCAGCCGTCATGATCCTGAGGATCGACGACGTCATCGCAGCCTCCAAGCTCTCCAGCGACAAGGGCGCACCGGGCATGGGCCCCGGCGGCATGGGCGAAATGGACATGGGAATGTAA
- the ligD gene encoding non-homologous end-joining DNA ligase → MNDLLSQLPPEERLNVLKAEQPEWTEPMLATLTHERFSSPDWIFERKLDGERVLAFKRDGIVRLISRNKKPLNDTYPEVVDALLAQPEKSFVLDGEVVAFKDGQTSFEALQRRIGISNPGEARSRGVEIFYYIFDILYLAGYDLTSLPLVIRKELLRRALVYKDPLRYLDYRREHGEKYFGEACAVGWEGLLAKNANSVYEHRRSDSWLKFKCVNQQEFVIGGYTEPKGKRICLGALLVGYYEGEKLLYAGKVGTGYTDETLRQLCQLMAPLERATSPFSGGGWPDKEVHWLEPKLVAQIGFEEWTRYNRLRQPRFKGLRDDKEPEKVVREDKG, encoded by the coding sequence ATGAACGACTTATTATCACAGCTTCCACCAGAGGAACGGCTAAATGTTTTAAAGGCTGAACAGCCCGAGTGGACGGAGCCGATGCTGGCGACACTTACCCACGAGAGGTTTTCCAGCCCTGACTGGATCTTCGAGAGGAAGCTTGACGGAGAGCGAGTTCTGGCCTTTAAGCGTGACGGCATAGTTCGGCTGATATCCAGGAATAAAAAGCCGTTGAACGATACCTATCCGGAAGTGGTAGACGCCCTCCTGGCACAGCCCGAAAAAAGCTTCGTCCTCGACGGCGAAGTGGTTGCTTTCAAGGACGGGCAGACCAGCTTCGAGGCACTCCAGAGGCGGATAGGCATCAGCAATCCCGGTGAGGCCCGCAGCCGGGGCGTTGAGATCTTTTACTATATCTTCGACATACTATACCTGGCTGGATATGACCTGACTTCCCTGCCCCTTGTCATAAGAAAAGAACTGCTCAGGCGGGCTCTCGTCTACAAGGATCCCTTGCGGTATCTGGATTATCGCAGGGAGCACGGCGAGAAGTACTTCGGGGAGGCTTGCGCCGTGGGCTGGGAGGGACTGCTGGCTAAAAATGCTAACAGTGTCTACGAGCACCGCCGCTCAGATAGCTGGCTCAAGTTCAAGTGCGTCAATCAACAGGAGTTCGTCATCGGGGGCTACACCGAGCCAAAGGGTAAACGTATCTGCCTCGGAGCACTGCTGGTCGGCTATTACGAGGGCGAAAAGCTTCTGTACGCGGGCAAAGTAGGCACAGGCTATACCGACGAGACGTTGAGGCAGCTGTGCCAGCTGATGGCTCCTCTTGAGCGGGCAACGTCGCCATTCTCAGGTGGCGGCTGGCCTGATAAGGAAGTCCACTGGCTGGAGCCGAAGCTCGTCGCCCAGATCGGCTTCGAGGAGTGGACCCGCTATAACAGGCTCCGGCAGCCAAGGTTTAAGGGCCTGCGGGACGATAAGGAGCCTGAAAAAGTAGTCCGGGAGGACAAAGGATGA
- the ligD gene encoding non-homologous end-joining DNA ligase gives MTARVTTDSDRVELSHPDKVLFPEDGITKQELADYFRDVAEFMLPQVRDRPMTLQRFPNGIGEPGFYQKEAPSYLPEWIDTVTFPLREEGREQRQILCNSAATLAYLADQGSITQHVWLSRADRLEYPDRMIFDLDPPDDDFSIVKFAANTLRAKLKHLGIPAFPMTTGSRGLHVVVPLDRSVDFDTVRAWAAEFARKLAWAVPDSFTTELRKESRGDRLFIDYTRNAYGQTTVAPYTVRAKKGAPVAMPVSWEELEDLESSQAYNIRNIVKHLRETGDPWRDIDRHAGKLPALQEKK, from the coding sequence ATGACTGCACGAGTTACCACCGATTCAGATAGAGTCGAACTCTCTCACCCAGATAAAGTACTATTTCCAGAGGACGGCATCACCAAGCAGGAGCTGGCCGATTATTTCCGGGACGTGGCAGAGTTTATGCTGCCTCAGGTCCGGGATCGGCCGATGACCTTGCAGCGTTTCCCGAACGGCATCGGGGAGCCCGGCTTCTACCAGAAAGAGGCCCCTTCTTACCTGCCTGAGTGGATTGACACCGTCACCTTTCCGCTCCGGGAGGAGGGCCGGGAGCAGCGCCAGATCCTGTGCAATAGCGCTGCTACGCTGGCTTATCTGGCCGACCAGGGCTCGATTACCCAGCACGTCTGGCTTAGCAGGGCCGACCGGCTGGAGTACCCGGACCGGATGATCTTCGACCTCGACCCGCCCGACGACGATTTTAGCATTGTCAAATTCGCGGCGAACACCCTCCGGGCGAAGCTGAAACATCTTGGCATACCCGCCTTTCCCATGACTACCGGCTCCCGCGGCCTGCACGTCGTCGTCCCGCTCGACAGGTCCGTCGACTTCGATACAGTCAGGGCATGGGCTGCGGAATTCGCCCGGAAGCTGGCCTGGGCAGTCCCCGACAGCTTCACCACAGAGCTCCGAAAGGAAAGCCGCGGCGACAGGCTGTTCATCGACTATACCAGAAACGCCTACGGCCAGACCACCGTCGCACCATACACAGTCCGAGCGAAAAAGGGCGCACCCGTGGCGATGCCGGTAAGCTGGGAAGAGCTGGAAGACCTCGAATCATCGCAGGCCTACAACATCCGCAATATTGTAAAGCACCTCAGAGAGACTGGAGACCCGTGGAGAGATATCGACCGCCATGCGGGGAAGCTCCCTGCTTTGCAGGAGAAAAAATAA
- a CDS encoding TIGR00266 family protein produces the protein MKHEILYRPVYSLLQIELEAGESISAESGAMVTMTPNIDIQTSAKGGVLSSLKRSILGGESFFQNTFTCRQGKGVISFGPAYMGDVEHIPLTGEWFVQSGSYLCSTPELGIDTKFQGLKGVFSGENLFFLRIYGQGELFISSFGAIHPIDLQQGEEVKVDTGNLVAFQQGISYTVEKVGGIKSTMLSGEGLVLRLRGPGRLYVQTRSPRTFVGWLWPMLPKPQSQ, from the coding sequence ATGAAGCATGAAATCTTATACCGTCCGGTCTATTCTCTGCTCCAGATCGAGCTGGAGGCCGGAGAGTCGATCAGCGCCGAGTCGGGCGCCATGGTCACTATGACCCCGAACATCGATATCCAGACCAGCGCGAAAGGAGGCGTCCTCTCGTCGCTTAAAAGGTCGATACTCGGCGGGGAATCTTTCTTCCAGAACACCTTCACCTGCAGGCAGGGCAAAGGCGTGATCAGCTTCGGCCCCGCATACATGGGCGACGTAGAGCACATACCCCTCACCGGGGAGTGGTTCGTCCAGAGCGGGTCGTACCTGTGCTCAACACCGGAGCTGGGCATTGACACGAAGTTCCAGGGCCTCAAAGGGGTCTTCTCCGGGGAAAACCTGTTCTTCCTCCGCATCTACGGACAGGGGGAGCTTTTCATATCCTCTTTCGGCGCCATCCACCCCATCGACCTCCAGCAAGGGGAGGAAGTCAAAGTAGACACAGGCAACCTCGTAGCCTTCCAGCAGGGCATCTCCTACACCGTAGAAAAAGTCGGCGGCATCAAGTCCACGATGCTCAGCGGCGAAGGCCTGGTTTTAAGACTGAGAGGCCCGGGCAGGCTGTACGTCCAGACCAGATCACCACGGACCTTCGTCGGGTGGCTCTGGCCCATGCTGCCCAAGCCCCAGAGTCAGTAA
- the dapF gene encoding diaminopimelate epimerase: protein MTKIKFTKMHGNGNDFIVIDEFENPVPEEKKAAFAKKVCHRRFGIGADGVLFLAKPLHTSLHMRIFNEDGSEAEMCGNGIRCFVKYAVDNGHMNPGKDKVETKAGILEVEARIEDGKTLVKVSMGKPLFDPKKIPAAGLNNFINKPLHGYEVTAVNTGVPHAVIFVDDVNAVDLMKVAPEIRYDLKTFPKGINVNFVQREGHNLRVRTYERGVEGETLSCGTGSVASAAVARYLGYTRDETTVYTAGGQLNISFVSDIAYMEGPAETVYEGEIDVDFSAL from the coding sequence ATGACGAAGATCAAGTTCACCAAGATGCACGGCAACGGCAACGACTTCATCGTGATCGATGAGTTCGAGAACCCCGTGCCCGAGGAGAAGAAGGCGGCCTTCGCCAAAAAGGTCTGCCACAGGCGGTTCGGCATCGGTGCCGACGGCGTGCTCTTCCTGGCAAAGCCGCTGCACACGTCGCTCCACATGCGCATCTTCAACGAGGACGGCAGCGAAGCCGAGATGTGCGGCAACGGCATCCGGTGCTTCGTGAAATATGCAGTGGACAACGGCCACATGAACCCCGGCAAGGACAAGGTTGAGACGAAAGCCGGCATCCTCGAAGTCGAGGCAAGAATAGAGGATGGCAAAACCCTGGTCAAAGTCTCCATGGGCAAGCCATTATTCGACCCGAAGAAGATCCCGGCCGCAGGCCTCAACAACTTCATCAACAAGCCCCTGCACGGCTATGAAGTCACCGCCGTCAACACCGGAGTACCCCATGCCGTCATCTTCGTGGATGACGTAAACGCGGTGGACCTTATGAAGGTGGCCCCGGAAATCCGGTACGACCTCAAGACCTTCCCGAAGGGCATCAACGTAAACTTCGTCCAGCGCGAGGGCCACAACCTCAGAGTGAGGACATACGAGAGAGGCGTGGAAGGCGAAACCCTGAGCTGCGGCACAGGTTCCGTAGCCTCGGCAGCAGTCGCCAGGTACCTGGGCTACACCCGGGACGAGACCACTGTCTATACAGCGGGCGGCCAGCTCAACATCAGCTTTGTCAGCGACATCGCCTACATGGAAGGGCCGGCTGAAACCGTATACGAGGGCGAAATTGATGTAGACTTCAGCGCCCTCTAA
- the lysA gene encoding diaminopimelate decarboxylase, which translates to MKAYEIPGHLEVKGNHLTIGGVDAVSLAETYGTPLYVTNEDRLRDNYRRFSAAFPGVSIFFAAKSNNNLVVQRIFAQEGAGADAFSDGEIYLARMAGIPAEKILFTGNSKTDAELQYAIDSGVMVSVDSRDELLALSKLAKKAKKEVKIAFRVNPDVSADAHPKLATGLKVSKFGIPTKDIVSIYKEAKKLPGVNPVGIHCHIGSQILETAPYTEATNKMMDLVEQISGFIDLEWVDLGGGFGIPYQKGTKVPTPKDWAKAILPTFKARCKKIGISPELHLEPGRYMVADSTVLLMRVNTVKKAYKNFVGTDAGFNTLIRPAMYDSYHEAVIANKAGSPAKGEYTVVGPICESGDILATDRQLPVVEKDDIVALLDAGAYGFCMSSQYVGRPRCAEVLVHNGKADLIRKRETFDDLLQNQIMPGRLL; encoded by the coding sequence ATGAAAGCTTACGAAATCCCCGGCCACCTGGAGGTCAAGGGCAACCATCTCACTATAGGCGGAGTTGACGCTGTCAGCCTCGCTGAAACCTACGGGACGCCGCTCTACGTGACGAACGAAGACCGCCTGCGGGACAACTACCGGCGGTTTTCCGCCGCATTCCCCGGCGTGTCCATTTTCTTCGCGGCCAAGTCGAACAACAACCTGGTCGTCCAGCGCATCTTCGCTCAGGAAGGCGCAGGCGCGGACGCCTTTTCCGACGGTGAGATTTACCTCGCCCGCATGGCCGGCATCCCCGCAGAGAAGATCCTGTTTACGGGCAACTCTAAGACGGACGCCGAACTGCAGTACGCAATCGACTCCGGCGTCATGGTCTCGGTGGACTCCCGGGACGAACTGCTGGCGCTGTCGAAACTGGCCAAAAAGGCGAAGAAGGAAGTCAAGATCGCCTTCCGGGTGAACCCCGACGTATCCGCGGACGCCCACCCCAAGCTCGCGACCGGGCTAAAGGTCTCCAAGTTCGGCATTCCGACGAAGGATATCGTATCGATATATAAGGAGGCAAAGAAGCTTCCGGGCGTAAACCCGGTCGGTATCCACTGCCACATCGGATCTCAAATCTTAGAAACCGCTCCCTATACGGAGGCCACCAACAAGATGATGGACCTCGTGGAGCAGATCAGCGGCTTCATCGACCTGGAATGGGTCGACCTGGGCGGAGGCTTCGGCATCCCCTACCAGAAGGGAACGAAAGTCCCGACCCCGAAGGACTGGGCTAAGGCTATCCTGCCGACCTTCAAGGCGAGATGTAAGAAGATCGGCATCAGCCCCGAGCTCCATCTCGAGCCGGGCAGGTACATGGTCGCAGACAGCACCGTCCTGCTCATGAGGGTGAACACTGTGAAGAAGGCCTACAAGAACTTCGTCGGCACCGACGCGGGCTTCAACACTCTGATACGGCCGGCAATGTACGACTCGTACCACGAGGCTGTAATAGCCAACAAAGCCGGGTCCCCTGCGAAGGGCGAGTACACTGTCGTAGGCCCGATCTGCGAGTCCGGCGACATCCTGGCTACCGACAGGCAGCTGCCAGTGGTGGAGAAGGACGATATCGTGGCGCTGCTCGACGCGGGCGCCTACGGCTTCTGCATGAGTTCCCAGTACGTGGGCCGGCCGAGGTGCGCCGAGGTGCTCGTCCACAACGGCAAGGCAGACCTGATCAGGAAGCGGGAGACGTTCGACGACCTGTTGCAGAACCAGATCATGCCAGGCAGGTTACTGTAA
- a CDS encoding LL-diaminopimelate aminotransferase: MVTYAERINSLPPYLFAEVDKAKQQKLKEGVDVIDFGVGDPDTPTPDYVIEELCKAAKDPAAHQYPAYSGSNIFRDAAATWCKNRFGIKLDPETEVITLIGSKEGIAHIPLAFVNPGDYTLCPNPGYTVYATGTSFAGGKPYDMPLLEENGFKPDLSAIPKDVVKKSKMIFINYPNNPTAAVADKSYFKEVVDFGKDNGLVVVHDNAYSEVCYDGYRSPSILEVPGAMDCCIELHSLSKTSNMTGWRIGFAVGNPEIVAGLGKVKMNVDSGAFLAVQMAGIAALKQSQAFTEKTNKMYEVRRDALCSGLKSMGLNVTPPKATFYVWTPIPKNYTSIEYAKYLLDKAGIVGTPGSGFGKYGEGYIRFSLTSPLERIQQAVERMKKL; the protein is encoded by the coding sequence ATGGTAACCTATGCTGAGAGGATCAACTCGCTGCCACCTTACCTGTTCGCCGAGGTGGACAAAGCCAAGCAGCAGAAGCTCAAAGAAGGAGTCGACGTCATCGATTTCGGCGTCGGCGACCCGGACACGCCTACCCCCGACTATGTGATCGAGGAACTCTGTAAAGCGGCTAAGGACCCTGCAGCCCACCAGTACCCCGCGTACTCAGGGTCCAATATATTCAGGGACGCGGCCGCCACGTGGTGCAAGAACCGGTTCGGCATCAAGCTCGACCCGGAGACCGAAGTGATCACTTTGATCGGCTCCAAGGAAGGCATTGCCCACATTCCCCTGGCGTTCGTGAACCCGGGCGACTACACGCTCTGCCCTAACCCTGGGTACACCGTGTATGCGACCGGCACCTCTTTTGCAGGCGGCAAGCCGTACGACATGCCCCTGCTCGAGGAGAACGGCTTCAAGCCCGACCTGTCCGCCATTCCGAAAGACGTCGTGAAGAAGTCGAAGATGATCTTCATCAACTACCCCAACAACCCGACCGCTGCTGTGGCTGACAAGAGCTACTTCAAGGAAGTAGTGGACTTCGGCAAGGACAACGGCCTCGTCGTCGTGCACGACAACGCCTACTCAGAAGTCTGCTACGACGGTTACCGGTCTCCCAGCATCCTGGAGGTGCCGGGTGCCATGGACTGCTGCATCGAACTGCACTCGCTGAGCAAGACCTCTAACATGACCGGCTGGCGCATCGGCTTTGCCGTGGGCAACCCCGAGATCGTCGCAGGCCTCGGCAAGGTCAAGATGAACGTGGACTCCGGCGCCTTCCTCGCAGTGCAGATGGCCGGCATAGCGGCTCTGAAGCAGTCTCAGGCCTTCACTGAGAAGACCAACAAGATGTACGAGGTCAGGAGAGACGCGCTCTGCAGCGGCCTCAAGTCCATGGGCCTCAACGTGACGCCCCCGAAGGCGACCTTCTACGTCTGGACGCCCATACCTAAGAACTACACGTCCATCGAGTACGCCAAGTACCTGCTGGACAAGGCGGGCATCGTCGGCACGCCCGGCTCCGGCTTCGGCAAGTACGGCGAAGGCTACATCCGCTTCTCGCTCACCAGCCCCCTCGAGCGCATTCAGCAGGCCGTCGAAAGAATGAAGAAACTCTGA
- a CDS encoding nucleotide sugar dehydrogenase, with amino-acid sequence MDDLKKIIERKGPIRKVGVIGMGYVGIPAAALFADCRQFEHVLGFQRDSPSSGYKIDMLNRGESPLKGEEPGLEDLLKKVVSEGRFECTPDFSRIRELDAVTLAIQTPFKNPKDLVPDFSALTEGLRMAGKYIRYGTLVVIESTVTPGTTMGMAKEVLEEESGMKAGVEFALAHAPERVMVGRLLKNIQEHDRIVGGIDEVSTKRAVELYSPILTKGKIIPMSATAAEVTKTAENTFRDLQIAAANELALYCEAMGINFYDVRTGIDSLKGEGITRAILWPGAGVGGHCLTKDTYHLERGVKVLNGHLDYPEGKDSMFVLARNINDFMPRHMFNLTVQGLKRAGKNRKGARAAILGWAFLSNSDDARNTPSETFRDLLLLDGFEVKVHDPYVEKYPGVPILRSIEHTVEGADVVAIMTGHSQYKDLDPAVIRELTGKEHPVIVDGRNIIDPDQFIAQGFVYKGIGRGDKNGHRIADLARSRKMAEEPIPAA; translated from the coding sequence ATGGACGATTTAAAAAAGATCATCGAACGGAAAGGCCCGATCCGCAAGGTCGGCGTTATTGGTATGGGCTACGTAGGGATTCCCGCAGCAGCGCTGTTTGCCGACTGCAGGCAGTTCGAGCATGTCCTCGGATTCCAGAGGGACTCGCCGTCGTCGGGCTACAAGATCGATATGCTTAACCGCGGGGAGAGCCCGCTGAAAGGTGAGGAGCCGGGCCTCGAGGACCTGCTGAAGAAGGTGGTTTCCGAGGGTAGGTTTGAGTGTACCCCGGACTTTTCGAGGATCAGGGAGCTCGATGCGGTCACCCTCGCTATCCAGACGCCCTTTAAGAATCCCAAGGATCTGGTGCCTGATTTCAGCGCGCTGACCGAAGGCCTGCGCATGGCCGGTAAGTACATCCGGTACGGCACGCTCGTAGTCATCGAGTCGACGGTCACCCCCGGCACTACGATGGGCATGGCAAAGGAAGTGCTGGAGGAAGAATCAGGCATGAAGGCAGGGGTAGAGTTCGCCCTCGCCCACGCTCCGGAAAGGGTCATGGTCGGCCGCCTGCTCAAGAACATCCAGGAGCACGATCGCATTGTGGGCGGCATCGACGAAGTGAGCACGAAGAGGGCGGTGGAGCTATATTCACCGATCCTCACGAAGGGCAAGATCATCCCCATGTCGGCGACAGCAGCAGAGGTCACCAAGACAGCGGAGAACACCTTCAGGGACCTGCAGATCGCAGCTGCCAACGAACTGGCACTCTACTGCGAAGCAATGGGCATTAATTTCTACGACGTCCGCACTGGCATCGACAGCCTGAAAGGCGAGGGCATCACCAGAGCCATCCTCTGGCCCGGCGCAGGCGTCGGCGGGCACTGCCTGACCAAGGACACCTACCACCTGGAGCGGGGAGTAAAGGTCCTGAACGGCCACCTCGACTATCCGGAGGGCAAGGACTCGATGTTCGTGCTGGCCAGGAACATCAACGACTTCATGCCCCGGCACATGTTTAACCTCACTGTCCAGGGCCTGAAACGGGCGGGCAAGAACAGGAAAGGCGCAAGAGCAGCCATCCTCGGCTGGGCGTTCCTCAGCAACTCCGACGATGCCAGGAACACGCCATCTGAGACGTTCAGAGACCTGCTCCTCCTCGACGGCTTCGAGGTCAAGGTCCACGACCCCTACGTGGAGAAGTACCCCGGCGTGCCCATCCTGCGCAGCATCGAGCACACGGTCGAAGGAGCTGACGTAGTTGCCATTATGACTGGCCACAGCCAGTACAAGGATCTTGATCCGGCAGTGATCAGGGAACTGACAGGCAAGGAGCACCCGGTCATCGTCGACGGGCGCAATATCATCGATCCCGACCAGTTCATCGCCCAGGGGTTCGTGTACAAGGGCATCGGCAGGGGAGACAAGAACGGGCACCGGATCGCAGATCTTGCCCGGAGCAGGAAAATGGCAGAAGAGCCGATCCCGGCCGCATAA
- a CDS encoding NosD domain-containing protein, whose amino-acid sequence MLFLSPGIVSSKARTIPVGPTGEYQSIQQAIESAGGGDTILVKSGTYRESLELDKPVHIKGLDDGGGAPVVCGDGAGNTISILADGVQIEGLRITSTDSKGTGIGIYSDNNTIRDCEIFGHLLGTEVSGSRLNTIDSNDLYGNYIGIDLNRSDSNVIVSNIVNGNSFHGIKLYASTENSILNNAVCYNSDDAISIEQASDNNLISGNNVSFNALSSVEFENKNAISIYQSDGNVVSDNLMQLNGGTVARDGGAHVYRLGDGVQLKNTRDSVVKDNVMIDDHYAVWIDASENATVTGNIASGEYYNVIVENSRDCLIADNVLSRSGRNIRLLNAHNCTLRNNTMSGGMYDLTLTDSWYNTIEDCTWSDSAPGYQSLWLSNSSYNLLTRNSAYDNGEGIWLERSTSNRLYLNDFLDGVYSASPGNYWNTSQPETYYYTGNAYTGYLGNHYGDYSGRDADGNGIGETGYTVNGVIDQYPLAEASYNYLIPPPATEPCTTPRSAPEPVNTSPHAGLNLWQQLAVHLKTWLQHIGF is encoded by the coding sequence TTGCTCTTCCTGAGCCCGGGTATTGTCAGCTCAAAAGCCAGAACGATCCCGGTCGGCCCGACGGGGGAGTATCAGAGTATCCAGCAGGCGATAGAAAGTGCTGGCGGCGGGGATACCATCCTGGTGAAGAGCGGAACGTACCGGGAGAGCCTCGAACTGGATAAGCCTGTCCACATCAAAGGCCTGGACGATGGTGGCGGCGCTCCTGTCGTGTGCGGGGACGGTGCTGGAAACACTATCTCTATCCTTGCCGACGGGGTGCAGATCGAAGGACTCAGGATAACAAGCACAGATAGCAAAGGCACAGGTATCGGCATATACTCCGACAACAATACTATACGGGACTGCGAAATCTTCGGACATCTGCTGGGCACCGAAGTCTCCGGTTCCCGGCTAAACACCATCGACTCCAACGACCTTTATGGCAACTACATCGGCATTGACCTTAACCGGTCGGACAGTAACGTGATCGTGAGTAATATCGTCAATGGCAACAGTTTTCACGGCATCAAGCTGTACGCTTCGACGGAGAACTCCATCCTGAATAACGCCGTCTGCTATAACTCCGACGACGCGATCAGCATAGAGCAGGCTTCCGATAATAACCTGATCTCCGGAAATAACGTGAGTTTCAACGCGCTGTCGAGCGTTGAGTTCGAAAATAAAAACGCTATCAGCATCTACCAGTCTGACGGCAATGTCGTTTCTGATAACCTTATGCAGCTCAACGGCGGGACTGTAGCAAGGGACGGCGGAGCGCACGTATACCGCCTCGGCGATGGAGTCCAGCTGAAGAATACCCGGGACAGCGTGGTAAAGGACAACGTGATGATAGACGACCACTACGCTGTCTGGATCGACGCCTCCGAAAATGCCACTGTCACCGGCAATATCGCGTCAGGGGAATACTATAACGTTATCGTCGAAAATTCCCGGGACTGCCTGATAGCCGATAACGTGCTCTCCAGAAGCGGCCGGAACATCAGGCTGCTGAACGCCCACAACTGCACACTCCGGAACAACACCATGTCCGGGGGCATGTATGACCTAACCCTGACGGACTCCTGGTATAACACGATCGAGGACTGCACCTGGAGCGACAGCGCTCCGGGATACCAGAGCCTGTGGCTCTCCAACTCCAGCTACAACCTGCTGACGAGAAACAGCGCCTACGATAACGGCGAAGGCATCTGGCTGGAGCGATCGACCAGTAACCGGCTGTACCTGAACGATTTTCTCGACGGGGTCTACTCAGCGAGCCCCGGTAACTACTGGAATACCTCACAGCCAGAAACCTACTATTACACGGGTAACGCGTATACAGGCTATCTCGGGAACCATTATGGCGATTACAGCGGCCGTGATGCGGACGGGAATGGCATCGGAGAGACAGGCTATACTGTGAATGGGGTCATAGATCAATATCCCCTTGCAGAGGCATCGTACAATTATCTTATTCCGCCCCCTGCGACAGAGCCCTGTACAACCCCTCGCAGCGCCCCTGAACCTGTAAACACTTCACCGCATGCCGGGCTTAATCTATGGCAGCAGCTAGCCGTTCACCTGAAAACGTGGCTGCAGCATATCGGTTTCTAA